The stretch of DNA GCAGAGCCAGAGCTTCAAGGTTCGAATACTGAGGACGAACCACGTGTTGTGGACGGAACTAGTGTAACAGCCGCATGACGCTCTAAAGGAccgggggcggggagggACGGACACGAACAGACACCGAGGGGGAAACGAGACGCTGTGGGAGCGAAAGAtggctgccgctctctcggGCATCCCCGAAAGGTGgccgtcgcgtcgcgcgcggaaaaCAGGGCGGTGAAATATACCTGAACACTGCGAGGCGGCAACGGCGTCTGCTAATCGCCTAGACGCACGCGTTTCAACTCCGGCGGGCAATGCGAGCGCCCTTCACGATGAGAAGTACGTGGTTGCTTTCAAATAAAGCTgcgtccgctgctgctcgtgCAGTTTGAAAATCGTCCGCAAATGACCGCCGACCGATTTGAGGCAGAAGTCAGCACCATTTTCAATGTAGATTCAAACCTCAGTGAAATGATAGGCAGACGGGCCACAGCGCCGGAGGCAGCCCGTGTCACGGAAGACTGGCGAGTCCAAGCGGTATTTCCGCACGAAAGTCTGCGAAGGAGCGAGAAGCACAAGGTACACCTGAAGTAGAGGAAACGAACTTACCAGCATGCGTTCATGAAGCCATGTGTAGCGGTCCGAAATGATCTCCCTCTCATTGAGCTTGCGGTACCGGCAGGAGGCGTACATGGTCTGAAGGGAAGAAGGCACAGAAAAAGGTGTCACGAGGGCCTCTCAAGAGCGATCTGCTGCACTGACAAAAGACATGCAGAGCTGTCCTCTCTGGGTGGGTCCACGGGGCACAACTGTGTCACGCCCTGCTGGTATGCACTATAGTTCGCATGGTCTTCCCTGGTGCTTGAGACCGGGTCAGCCGCAAATCCACAAACGCTGCAAACCCTGCACACCCGTGCAAAGGCAACGCAGAAGAAATCAGCGAGCAACGTGTTTCCGTCGCTTCTCCAAAATGTCCGCTGGAGCGCACCTTCAGTCCTTGGTACCAGAAGGGCGAGGTgaagagaacgaggaagaagggacCCACATTCGCCTTTGTCCAAAAGTACTCGGAGTCGAAGAACTGAGACCAGGTGACTCTGCAAGATGCACAGGACACATCCAGGACCGCGGGgtgcaggcgcagagccagaaaccgacgcagacgacgccagGAGACCGCTCGGCTGATTCCTGTCGCGCGCGTTTTTCACAGGGACCGCTGCGTATCTTCACCAGGGCGCAGCAACTTCCCTGCGAAGCAAGAAGCCGGAACAGCGGGCGCCAAGACAGAGAACACGACGGGACTGGAATAGTGTGGCGCTAGGCGTGGAACGGggagggcagcagcagggagcgccaggcgcgcaaACAGAACAGAGAGAAAGGGGAGAATGCACGTCCTTccgtcgctggcgaggcATAACGCCGAAGCGGATGAGgcacgcctctctctgcagtaTGCTCAGCCGACACGCGGCGTGTTTGCCGCGGAGGAAACGCGCTTGCGCAGAGCTTTCTCTTACTTCTCCTTCGCGCACTTGGAGTCCTTGCACCACAGCTGCAGCATTccgagccgcgggcgcgacaTCGCCATAAGCCTCGAAGCCAGGGACATGTTTACCAACGAggagcgagaaaaagaagaaaactgGTGATGTCGAACACCCTCCTCTGCCGTCGCTTTCGACGCAGCCACGGGGGAGGGGAGGTAGGCAAAAAGCGGGGTCCTGCGAAACAGGGAAAAAAGAGAGActgaagcagaaaaaaggtTTCGACTCCCGAAAGGCTGCTGTCCAGAGACTCTTTTCGTCAGTTCCTCGAAAAGAAGAATCGCGCGGCGGATGCAAAACatgctgtctccttcccgaAGAGACACTTCACGCCTACATAAGCCGATTGCGTCGAACGCAGCGGTAGAATCATTTGCCTGTGCATGCAACTCGTGCTTTTCGCAAGCAGATAATTTTCACGAAGCAAACTGGGAAGGAATTTTCCGTTCTTCTCGTTTGATATACGCTCGTCAACTCTCTGTTCTGCCGGCGACAGAGCAGGTGCGAAGGCGCGTGTAGGGAGTTCGTGGGTTCCATGCCCTGCACTTTGTGCGCGCCCTGGGCACTACTAGCCAACCTGGAGGTCTCCTTCGCTCGTCGGATCCGTGGCTTTCAAGGTCGGGACTTCTCGTTGAAGAGaggcttctccctctccttctgtCTTTTTTGCGACTGTTGTGCAACTGAGTCACTGTGTCTTTGTTTGCCGTTGCCGTTCTTCGCAAAGGCGGCTGTGTCGGGCGTTTTCTCGGGGTTGCAGCCAGACACGGCGGTCGCTGGCGGGGCAGGGACGAACACAatctttctctctgcctttcGTCCATTGGCGCGTTTCGCTGATCAGTGAGTTGCCGGAAGCGAAAAACCAGTCTAAAGATGGCGCACCCGGTCGCATGCCTTCTGCAGGGCTCTGCCAGGCTTCAAGGGAGCTGTAGGCTTCTCTCGGCGCGTGCATTCAACAGAGCGGCAAGTTGGCGAatctccgcgcctccacaACGGCGCTCTTTTGGCGCTGAGTCCTCCGCCCCAACCTCCTCATCTGGACACCCCCTGCCTTCGGGTGAGGGTGCGTTTTGCTCGTCTGTCTCAGCTTACCATGGTCTTGGTTCTacgccgtctgcgtcctccttctcggcTTATTCGAGTCCCGCCACGCCCCCCGCGGCTACCCCcggctcctcttctctgtcttcttccctctcttctgctCGGCGATCCTTgtccgcgcgtcgctgcgtcgctATGTCCCGTCTCACACactctgcgtcctctggcTCCCGTTCGTTTTGCTTCGCTACTTCcctcccgcgcgcgtcgctcgggtcttctccgcggctttCGTCTGAGCGTGCCTCCACTGTATCTGGTCACTGgacgcctctgtctccgtctgCATCGTCTCTGttggcgtcgctgcctggAGGGGTGTCCGCGGTGCGGAGCGCGCACAAGTTCGCAGCTCCGCCCTGCCCGAATCTTCTGCTGTTGAGGAAGAGCATCCACCAGCGTCTACAGCCGATTCTCTTCTTTTTGAAGAACGACACCACCATGGGCAACTATGTCTACGACCAACACTTCAAGGTGCGCGAGCCGTTCTCTCAGCTACGGTGAAGTGCCTCACTTTTATCAGTGCGGAACCGCTCCCATGCATGCTGGAAGGGAAGGGCGTCTGCTTTCTTCTGTTAGGATGCCTTCAGACTTGTGTGTAGGCGCAGGCATCTACCA from Besnoitia besnoiti strain Bb-Ger1 chromosome V, whole genome shotgun sequence encodes:
- a CDS encoding putative membrane protein (encoded by transcript BESB_060830); its protein translation is MSLASRLMAMSRPRLGMLQLWCKDSKCAKEKVTWSQFFDSEYFWTKANVGPFFLVLFTSPFWYQGLKTMYASCRYRKLNEREIISDRYTWLHERMLEDEVERALLQHVPAGGFDKSRPGLILGPSAL
- a CDS encoding hypothetical protein (encoded by transcript BESB_060840) yields the protein MAHPVACLLQGSARLQGSCRLLSARAFNRAASWRISAPPQRRSFGAESSAPTSSSGHPLPSGEGAFCSSVSAYHGLGSTPSASSFSAYSSPATPPAATPGSSSLSSSLSSARRSLSARRCVAMSRLTHSASSGSRSFCFATSLPRASLGSSPRLSSERASTVSGHWTPLSPSASSLLASLPGGVSAVRSAHKFAAPPCPNLLLLRKSIHQRLQPILFFLKNDTTMGNYVYDQHFKGVLCSPLFEGKSYKEINAMVDRVLEDIGLSGRVKLYCQPPSLMHVRRHGTKKRNTSC